A region of Flavobacteriales bacterium DNA encodes the following proteins:
- a CDS encoding Crp/Fnr family transcriptional regulator has product MKNELEEYIKSYFGVVEEEEVCVISSFFKLKKVNKGEFYLKEGQLSNALSFVQDGLMRVYVDEEDREVTQWISSKGYFITDLSSFIFRSGSRWNIQALVDSEIYSITAEDYQKLGTVIPKWHLLEKLFIVRCFGMMEDRIYTHLSMTAEERYHFFFEKNKMLFNQVPLKYIASMLGMTPETFSRIRKKQRS; this is encoded by the coding sequence ATGAAAAACGAATTAGAAGAATATATAAAGTCTTACTTTGGGGTGGTTGAAGAAGAAGAAGTATGCGTGATTAGTTCGTTCTTTAAGCTCAAGAAAGTAAATAAAGGTGAGTTTTATTTAAAAGAAGGGCAGTTGTCAAATGCGTTGAGTTTTGTTCAAGATGGTTTAATGCGTGTATATGTAGATGAAGAAGATCGAGAGGTGACACAGTGGATTTCATCTAAAGGGTATTTCATCACAGACTTGTCTAGTTTTATTTTTAGAAGTGGCTCAAGATGGAATATTCAAGCTTTGGTAGATTCAGAAATCTATTCAATAACTGCTGAAGACTATCAAAAGTTGGGGACGGTGATTCCAAAATGGCATTTATTAGAAAAACTGTTTATAGTAAGGTGTTTTGGGATGATGGAAGATCGTATTTATACTCATCTTTCAATGACTGCTGAAGAACGTTATCATTTTTTCTTTGAGAAAAATAAAATGCTGTTTAATCAGGTGCCTTTAAAGTATATAGCTTCAATGTTGGGGATGACGCCCGAAACTTTCAGTCGAATAAGGAAAAAACAGCGTTCTTAA